The sequence below is a genomic window from Curtobacterium sp. MCPF17_002.
CAGAGTTCCTTGATGCTCGACACGTCGACGCTCCGGTAGTGGAGGTGCCCGTCGACGCGGGGCATGTACTTCGACAGGAACGCACGGTCGGTCCCGATGGTGTTGCCCGCGAGCGGCGCGGAACCCTCGGCGGGGACGTGCTGGAGGATGTACTCCAGCACCTGGAACTCGGCGTCGGCGAGGGAAACGCCGTCCGGGATCTCCTCGATGAGCCCCGAGGTCGTGTGCATGTTCGTCACGAACTCGTTCATGTTGTCGAGCGCCGATTGGTCGGGCTTGATGACGATGTCGAAGCCGGGGTGCACCGGGACGAGGTCGAAGTCGGTGATGACCACGGCCACCTCGACGAGTTCGTCGACCTCGATGTCGAGGCCCGTCATCTCGCAGTCGATCCAGACGAGGCGGTCGTTCGCAGTTGCCATGACGTCGATCCTATTCCGCGGCGCGGTCGCCTCCGGCGCGGGCGCTCGCGCGGCCGCGCGGGCGGGGTCGCGGCCGAGCGCGGTCGAGGCGCGGCCGAGCGGGCGAAATGCCAGGGTGGTGCGCTCGGCGTACCAAGGTATTTCGCCCGCTCACGCGCCGGGATGCTGCTCGGACGGTCGCCCGGGGTCGAGCGCGGGCGAGCGGGCGAAATGCCAGGGCGCCCCGCTCGGCGAACCCGGGTATTTCGCCCGCTCACGCGTCGGGATGCTGCCGGGGCGGACGCGCGGGGTCGGGCGCGCGGTGGGGCGCGGTCGAGCGGGCGAAATGCCAGGGCACCCAGCTCGGCGCTCCCGGGTATTTCGCCCGCTCACGCGTGCGGCGCGCGAGCGGGGCACCGGACACGCGAGCGCGAGCGGGCGAAATGCCCTGGTGGTCTCGCGACGCACCCGGGTATTTCGCCCGCTCGCGGGAACGGAACGGAACGGAACGGAACGGAACGGAAGGGAAGTGGAGCGGGGGAGGGCGGCGGGGCTAGGACATCTCGCCGGCGGAGATGGCCTCGGCCTCGACGCGCTCCGGCTCGGCCCCGTCGTCGACCCGGCGGAGCACCTTCGTGGTGCAGACCACCACCACGAACGCGACGGCGACGGACAGCCCGGCGAACACGTACGCGGCCGAGGGTGCGTAGGCGTCGGCGAGGAGGGTGGCGACCGGCGGAGCGATCGCGCCGCCGATGAAGCGGACGGCGGAGTACGCGCTCGAGGCGACGGAGCGGGGGAGGTCGGTGGCTTCCATGATGCACTCGGTG
It includes:
- the orn gene encoding oligoribonuclease, with amino-acid sequence MATANDRLVWIDCEMTGLDIEVDELVEVAVVITDFDLVPVHPGFDIVIKPDQSALDNMNEFVTNMHTTSGLIEEIPDGVSLADAEFQVLEYILQHVPAEGSAPLAGNTIGTDRAFLSKYMPRVDGHLHYRSVDVSSIKELCRRWFPRVYFNAPEKHGGHRALADILESIRELEYYRRAGFVAEPGPSTDDVRAVQAEVVAKWEPRLAQPAAE